A stretch of the Thalassotalea euphylliae genome encodes the following:
- a CDS encoding ABC transporter permease, with product MFGYYLKLAVKSIKKNALLSMLMVLAIALGIGASMTTITVNYLMSANPIPDKSTQLFYVQVDSWDPHNAFNDDNGDPPNQITWTEANNLFNAQQASKQVVMAKSGGIIVPENQDINPFQASIRLTTGDFFAMFDTPFLFGGGWQLATDQQREQVIVLTKRINDKLFGGENSIGRTVLLAGQNYKVVGVLDAWQPMPKFYDVNNGAFDESEEVFIPFFLKETYELPNWGNTNCWKSPEGEGFKAFLQSECINYQMWVQLNSEQEKTDYLAFLNNYVSEQKALGRFPRDMNNQLLDVMGWMENQQVVEDDAKMMMWMSFMFLVVCLLNTVGLLLAKFMGKSAEIGLRRAIGASKRDVFIQHIIEAATIGLLGGLLGLALAMFGLVGIKTLYGDFVENLVSLDWVMAFTGIGIAIVASVLAGLYPTWRACNIAPATQLSSQ from the coding sequence ATGTTTGGTTATTACCTAAAACTTGCCGTGAAAAGCATTAAAAAGAATGCACTGCTAAGCATGCTAATGGTGCTTGCTATCGCCTTAGGCATAGGGGCGAGCATGACCACAATCACCGTAAACTATTTAATGTCGGCCAACCCCATTCCGGATAAAAGCACGCAGCTTTTTTACGTGCAGGTTGACAGCTGGGATCCGCACAATGCATTTAATGATGACAATGGCGATCCACCGAATCAAATTACTTGGACAGAAGCTAATAACTTGTTCAACGCGCAACAAGCAAGCAAACAAGTCGTAATGGCAAAGTCAGGCGGCATTATTGTTCCTGAGAATCAAGATATTAACCCGTTTCAAGCGTCAATTCGTCTAACCACGGGTGATTTCTTTGCCATGTTCGACACACCGTTTTTGTTTGGCGGTGGTTGGCAACTCGCGACTGATCAGCAGCGAGAGCAGGTGATTGTATTAACTAAGCGCATTAACGATAAGTTGTTCGGCGGTGAGAACTCGATTGGCCGCACGGTATTGCTTGCAGGACAAAACTACAAAGTTGTTGGTGTGCTTGATGCTTGGCAGCCCATGCCGAAGTTCTACGATGTTAACAACGGCGCATTTGATGAAAGCGAAGAAGTGTTTATTCCATTTTTCTTAAAGGAAACCTACGAGCTGCCTAACTGGGGCAACACCAACTGCTGGAAAAGCCCTGAAGGTGAAGGGTTTAAAGCGTTTTTGCAATCTGAGTGTATAAACTACCAGATGTGGGTTCAGCTAAACAGCGAGCAAGAAAAGACAGATTATCTGGCGTTTCTAAACAACTATGTGAGTGAGCAAAAAGCCTTAGGGCGTTTTCCAAGAGACATGAATAACCAATTGCTAGACGTGATGGGCTGGATGGAAAACCAACAAGTGGTAGAGGACGACGCCAAAATGATGATGTGGATGTCGTTTATGTTTTTGGTTGTGTGTTTGCTTAATACCGTAGGCTTGCTGCTTGCCAAATTTATGGGTAAATCAGCCGAAATTGGCTTGCGCCGTGCCATTGGTGCGTCGAAACGCGATGTATTTATACAGCACATTATTGAGGCCGCAACTATAGGTTTGCTCGGGGGCTTGCTGGGCCTAGCGCTGGCAATGTTTGGCTTAGTTGGTATCAAGACCTTATACGGTGACTTTGTCGAAAATTTAGTGTCGCTTGACTGGGTGATGGCATTTACTGGCATTGGTATTGCCATAGTTGCCAGTGTATTAGCGGGTTTATACCCAACTTGGCGAGCATGCAATATTGCACCTGCGACGCAGCTAAGCAGCCAATAG
- a CDS encoding efflux RND transporter periplasmic adaptor subunit: MKIADTSGQDVVLTPKSNKKTWLVSGLSVATILVLFFLAAPAISSWSSGEASIARDRLRIATVERGDLVRDLSVQGRVVAAVSPRLYATGQGTITFSVDAGDEVSKGQVLASIDSPELTNELKQEQASLEQQKLELERQKIQARKQALEDQKSVDMAKVTLVAADREKRRADKAYEFKSISQIDFEKAQDDLQNAQFVFQHAEQDAALNAESLAFEIKTNQLQVDRQALLVKELQRKVDELILRSPVSGIVGNLAVKQKNQVSRDQPILSVVDLSEFELEVFIPESYADDLAIGMAAEVTVNGETYAANLVTISPEIENNQVTGRVRFAASDTSQPPGLRQNQRLTTRILMERKADVLMVRRGQFLESSSGRFAFKVIGDSAEKVTIVTGARSLSMVEISSGLAVGDQIIVSSTDQFNDASKILLTN; encoded by the coding sequence GTGAAAATTGCAGACACTAGCGGACAGGATGTCGTCCTGACGCCAAAATCCAATAAAAAAACGTGGCTAGTAAGCGGTTTATCCGTTGCCACTATTCTTGTTTTATTTTTCTTAGCAGCTCCTGCGATCAGCAGTTGGTCGTCAGGTGAAGCCAGTATTGCGCGCGACAGGCTGCGTATCGCCACCGTTGAACGCGGCGACTTAGTCAGAGATTTATCTGTGCAAGGGCGAGTCGTTGCTGCGGTTAGCCCAAGGCTTTATGCAACAGGACAAGGCACAATTACTTTTTCCGTTGATGCCGGCGATGAAGTGTCTAAAGGTCAAGTGCTGGCGAGTATCGACAGCCCTGAATTAACCAATGAGCTGAAACAAGAGCAAGCGAGCCTAGAGCAGCAGAAACTCGAACTCGAACGACAAAAAATTCAGGCAAGAAAGCAGGCGCTAGAAGACCAAAAATCGGTAGACATGGCTAAAGTCACTTTAGTGGCGGCAGACCGAGAAAAGCGTCGTGCAGACAAAGCCTACGAATTTAAGTCCATCAGCCAAATTGATTTCGAAAAAGCGCAAGACGATCTACAAAACGCACAGTTTGTTTTTCAACACGCAGAGCAAGATGCTGCCCTAAACGCCGAAAGCTTAGCATTTGAGATTAAAACCAACCAACTGCAAGTTGACCGCCAAGCGCTTTTGGTTAAAGAGCTGCAACGTAAAGTTGATGAGTTGATACTGCGTTCCCCCGTAAGCGGCATCGTGGGTAACTTGGCGGTAAAACAAAAGAACCAAGTTAGCCGTGACCAGCCTATTCTAAGCGTTGTCGATTTATCTGAATTTGAACTCGAAGTGTTTATACCCGAAAGCTACGCCGATGACTTAGCCATTGGTATGGCAGCTGAGGTAACCGTTAATGGCGAAACGTATGCGGCTAACTTAGTTACTATCTCGCCCGAAATCGAGAACAATCAAGTAACTGGGCGTGTACGTTTTGCCGCCTCAGACACTTCACAACCACCTGGCCTGCGCCAAAACCAGCGCTTAACCACTCGTATATTGATGGAGCGAAAAGCTGATGTGCTAATGGTGCGCCGTGGTCAATTTTTAGAAAGCTCAAGCGGACGATTTGCCTTCAAAGTTATCGGCGATAGCGCTGAAAAAGTGACAATTGTCACCGGTGCACGCAGTTTGTCTATGGTGGAAATTAGCAGCGGCCTTGCTGTTGGTGACCAAATTATTGTTTCCAGTACTGACCAGTTCAACGATGCCAGCAAAATTCTGTTAACGAATTAA
- a CDS encoding ABC transporter ATP-binding protein, whose translation MLTMTNIKKVFRTEVVETHALRDFNLQVNEGEFVAVTGPSGSGKTTFLNIAGMLETFNSGSYVLDGEDVSHLNDNQRSKLRNEKIGFIFQSYNLIPDLNLFDNVDVPLRYRGFNAKERKSRIEESLEIVGLASRMKHLPSQLSGGQQQRVAIARALAGKPRFLLADEPTGNLDSAMAQSVMELLKNINKAGTTIVMVTHDPHLATQATRNIFVKDGQVSDIDTEQVVASAADVVAMPAAQA comes from the coding sequence ATGCTCACCATGACCAATATAAAAAAGGTATTTCGCACTGAAGTAGTCGAAACACATGCGCTTCGTGACTTTAATTTGCAGGTAAATGAAGGTGAATTTGTTGCCGTAACTGGCCCATCAGGCTCAGGTAAAACAACCTTTCTCAACATTGCTGGCATGTTAGAAACCTTTAACAGCGGAAGTTATGTGCTTGATGGCGAAGACGTTAGCCACCTCAACGACAATCAGCGTAGCAAACTGCGCAATGAAAAAATTGGCTTTATTTTTCAAAGCTACAATCTGATCCCTGATCTTAACTTGTTCGACAATGTCGATGTACCGTTGCGTTATCGCGGTTTTAACGCCAAAGAGCGCAAGTCGCGAATTGAAGAAAGCCTTGAAATTGTCGGTTTAGCGAGCCGAATGAAGCACCTGCCTTCGCAGCTCTCTGGTGGTCAACAACAACGTGTCGCAATTGCTAGAGCACTAGCTGGTAAGCCAAGATTTTTGCTGGCTGATGAACCAACCGGCAACTTAGATTCTGCGATGGCACAAAGTGTGATGGAGCTACTGAAAAATATTAACAAAGCAGGAACCACCATTGTCATGGTTACCCATGATCCGCACCTAGCAACACAGGCTACGCGCAATATTTTTGTTAAAGATGGCCAAGTGAGCGATATCGATACCGAGCAAGTTGTGGCAAGTGCAGCAGATGTGGTCGCTATGCCAGCTGCACAAGCTTAG
- a CDS encoding GrpB family protein codes for MIEIVDYDARWPQLFSAEKQHIGRLISHWLCGTIEHVGSTSIVGLAAKPVIDIMVGVKSLNHAQDAIQVLVDSGYCYYPYKPDVMHWFCKPSPEIRTHHLHLVPYQSALWHERILFRDYLRAHQSVAIEYAKLKRQLAMQYPKDRERYTQSKWQFIEQVLRLV; via the coding sequence TTGATTGAAATAGTAGATTACGACGCTCGCTGGCCACAATTATTTAGTGCCGAAAAGCAACATATCGGTCGCCTTATTAGCCACTGGCTTTGCGGCACCATTGAACATGTAGGTAGCACTTCCATCGTTGGATTAGCCGCCAAGCCTGTGATTGATATCATGGTTGGTGTGAAGTCACTAAATCATGCTCAAGATGCTATTCAAGTATTAGTCGACAGCGGCTACTGCTATTACCCTTACAAGCCAGATGTGATGCATTGGTTTTGCAAGCCATCGCCAGAAATTCGCACGCACCATTTGCACTTAGTCCCCTATCAGAGTGCGCTATGGCATGAGCGCATCCTCTTTCGTGATTACTTGCGAGCACATCAGTCAGTAGCAATTGAATATGCCAAACTAAAGCGACAATTAGCCATGCAATATCCAAAAGACAGAGAGCGTTACACGCAAAGTAAGTGGCAATTTATAGAGCAAGTGTTGCGCCTAGTTTAA
- a CDS encoding methyl-accepting chemotaxis protein codes for MTIKSKLLSSFIVIIMAFGTLAVYLVYLLFQQGQQTIYAFHQPLQAVVSSQTAADKFKQAAALADNVLAMTMPSDSNSVITKYQALKREFNQAVDNAQANALTDNTRGLGQSLLASSLNWFEQTELHLSASGHQSLQDMRLLRQQQTEIAQMLTEFAQQTLEDAAKIADDVEQATDGEVQGSIIVLLVFTLAALFVSFYLTKNLLRPIDGLKDAAIALSRGDGDLTRRLVNNDKDEIDALSKEFNSFIDKVQHIVSEIAGSVTHTHGKLSEFSRISDSTQQGTEQQKVEIERVNESISQVLTLGSQVTESSESAQRQSDEIVDYTKQGVELTEQSNERMALLTEKVEAASDVIFSLSNSSGEINSVIEVIQVIADQTNLLALNAAIEAARAGEAGRGFAVVAEEVRALAIKTQESTSSIQQTIAKVQGMANEAKDLMEVGRDQVHSCREVNLSLTDSLSQVLDKLTEIQQVNGEVGRFTQEQELAVKEVNEFLNRITLIANETAKDSLSLKDNSVEVLSAIEHVNANVSTFKLA; via the coding sequence ATGACAATTAAATCGAAACTGCTGTCGAGCTTTATCGTGATAATTATGGCCTTTGGTACGCTAGCGGTCTATTTGGTTTACCTACTATTCCAGCAAGGCCAACAAACCATATACGCGTTCCATCAGCCACTTCAAGCGGTGGTCAGTAGCCAGACCGCTGCCGATAAATTTAAACAAGCGGCGGCGCTCGCGGATAATGTGCTCGCGATGACAATGCCAAGTGATAGCAACTCAGTTATCACTAAGTACCAAGCGCTTAAGCGAGAATTTAATCAAGCGGTTGATAACGCACAAGCAAACGCCCTGACTGATAATACACGTGGACTGGGGCAATCATTGCTCGCCTCATCACTCAATTGGTTTGAGCAAACTGAACTGCATTTATCAGCCTCAGGTCACCAATCATTGCAAGACATGCGACTGCTGCGTCAGCAACAAACGGAAATAGCGCAAATGTTAACTGAGTTTGCGCAACAAACGCTTGAGGATGCAGCGAAAATCGCTGATGACGTTGAGCAGGCGACTGACGGTGAAGTACAAGGCTCTATAATCGTTTTGTTAGTATTCACATTGGCAGCCTTGTTTGTTTCGTTTTACCTTACGAAAAATCTACTTCGTCCGATCGATGGGCTTAAAGACGCGGCAATTGCGTTGTCACGTGGTGATGGCGACTTAACGCGTCGCCTCGTCAATAATGATAAAGACGAAATCGACGCGCTCAGTAAAGAATTTAATTCGTTTATTGATAAAGTGCAGCATATTGTCAGTGAGATAGCAGGGTCAGTTACCCATACTCATGGCAAGTTATCAGAATTTTCTCGCATTTCTGATAGTACGCAACAAGGTACAGAGCAGCAAAAAGTAGAAATTGAACGAGTCAACGAGTCGATTAGCCAAGTGTTAACGCTTGGCTCACAAGTCACAGAATCAAGTGAGTCGGCGCAGCGTCAATCTGATGAAATCGTTGACTACACCAAGCAAGGTGTTGAACTTACTGAGCAAAGTAATGAGCGCATGGCCCTATTGACCGAAAAAGTTGAAGCTGCCAGCGACGTTATTTTCTCGTTGAGTAATTCAAGTGGCGAAATTAACTCGGTCATCGAAGTTATTCAGGTTATTGCCGATCAAACGAATTTACTTGCACTAAATGCCGCGATTGAAGCGGCGCGAGCAGGTGAAGCAGGGCGAGGCTTTGCTGTGGTTGCAGAAGAAGTGCGTGCGCTGGCGATAAAAACGCAAGAATCGACAAGTAGCATTCAACAAACCATTGCCAAAGTGCAAGGTATGGCGAATGAAGCTAAAGACTTGATGGAAGTGGGCCGTGATCAAGTTCATTCTTGTCGTGAGGTGAATTTGTCACTGACGGATTCGTTATCACAAGTGCTCGATAAACTAACTGAAATTCAACAGGTTAATGGCGAAGTAGGGCGCTTTACCCAAGAGCAGGAATTGGCGGTGAAAGAAGTTAATGAGTTCTTGAATCGCATTACGCTGATAGCCAATGAAACCGCGAAAGACAGCTTAAGTTTGAAAGATAATAGCGTTGAAGTGTTAAGTGCGATTGAGCACGTTAATGCCAATGTATCGACCTTTAAACTAGCCTAG